A section of the Oryza sativa Japonica Group chromosome 1, ASM3414082v1 genome encodes:
- the LOC4325709 gene encoding probable glutathione S-transferase GSTF1, translating to MAPVKVFGPAMSTNVARVLVCLEEVGVEYELVNIDFKAMEHKSPEHLKRNPFGQMPAFQDGDLLLFESRAVGRYILRKYKTSEANLLREGNLTEAAMVDIGIEVEIHQYYPVISSIVYECLFNPAMYGVPTNQKVVDNSLEKLKKVLEVYEARLSQNTYLAGNFLSFVDLSHFPFTFYFMATPYASLLDKYPHVKAWWDGLAARPSIKKVTAAMVLPLKA from the exons ATGGCACCGGTGAAGGTGTTTGGTCCGGCCATGTCGACGAACGTGGCGCGGGTGCTGGTGTGCCTGGAGGAGGTCGGTGTCGAGTACGAGCTCGTCAACATCGACTTCAAGGCCATGGAGCATAAGAGCCCCGAACACCTCAAGCGCAAC CCGTTTGGTCAAATGCCAGCTTTCCAGGACGGGGATCTGCTTCTCTTCG AGTCCCGCGCGGTAGGAAGGTACATCCTTCGCAAGTACAAGACCAGCGAGGCCAACCTACTGCGGGAAGGCAACCTGACTGAGGCGGCCATGGTGGACATCGGGATCGAGGTGGAGATACACCAGTACTATCCGGTGATCTCGTCGATCGTGTATGAATGCCTCTTCAACCCGGCCATGTACGGTGTCCCGACCAACCAAAAGGTGGTCGATAATAGCCTGGAGAAGCTGAAGAAAGTGCTGGAGGTGTATGAGGCCCGTCTATCGCAGAATACGTATTTGGCTGGCAATTTCCTCAGCTTTGTGGACCTCAGCCACTTCCCCTTCACCTTCTACTTCATGGCGACGCCATACGCTTCACTACTCGACAAGTACCCTCATGTGAAGGCATGGTGGGATGGGCTCGCGGCGAGGCCCTCCATAAAGAAGGTCACCGCTGCCATGGTTCTTCCCCTGAAGGCATAA